GGACCTTCCTCGAGCGCGGGCTCCGCCCCGCGCTCATGGTGGTCGACGGGAAGACGCACCGCACGCGTCCCGTCGACGACGTCGGCGCGCTTGCGAAGGACGCGCGCCTCGTGCGCGTCGCGAACCCGCCCGCGACCATCACGCGCGCGCTCTGGGACGCGGTCGCGGACGCGCTCGCGCCGGATGCGCCCGCGCGCGCGGCCGCCGCGACGCGGGGCACGCTCGTGCACGTCGACGGCGAGGAGGACCTCGCCGTGCTCCCCGCGCTCGCGCTTGCGCCCGAGGGCGCGCGCGTCGCCTACGGCCAGCCCAACGAGGGCGTGGTCGTCGTCACCGTCAACGAAGCCTCGCGGGCCCGCGCCCGCGAGCTCCTGAAGGCCATGGAGGCCCCATAATGGACATCGAAATCGTCGGAAAGAAGGAGAACGCGCTCATCGGGCGCACGGAGGTCCAGTTCCGGATCCTCCACACGGGCGCCCAGACGCCGAAGCGCGAGGACGTCCGCGACAAGCTCGCGGCCATCCTCAACGCGAAGAAGCAGAACATCGTCGTGGACAACATGGAATCCACGTTCGGCCACGGCGAGACCACGGGCTACGCGAAGGTGTACCCCTCGGTGGAGGCCCTCTCGAAGGTCGAGCCCCTCCACCTCCTCAAGCGCAACAAGCTCGAGGAGCACGCCCCGAAGAAGCGCAAGGAAAGCCAGCCGGCGCCGGCCGCGAAGAAGGCCGCCGCGCCCAGGAAGAAGTGAGGTGTTGAAGCATGGCTGACAAGAAAGGTGGCGCGAAGGGCGGCGCGAAGGGCGCCCCCGCGAAGACCGCGGCGGGCAAGCGCGGCCTCTACAAGATCGAGGGCGGCAAGCTCGTGCGCGCGCGCAAGGCGTGCCCGAAGTGCGGCCCCGGCGTGTTCCTCGCGGAGCACAAGGACCGCACGAGCTGCGGCAACTGCGGCTACACCGAGTTCAAGGCCAAGGCCGCTTAGGTCGGGGCCTTCAGCGGTGCACTCCGTGACATGAGTTTCACACCTCGGCCCCGCCTGCGGGCGGGGCCTCGGCTCATGTCCGCCCGACCTGCGGGTCGGGCACGCCGCAGCGTTCCGCAGAACGCAAGGCGAAGACGTTTTGCAGAACGTCGCCGCCGCGGCGGTTGCGACCGCCGCGGATCACTTCGTGCCAGAGAGGGGGCGCTGCGCGCGCCCCCTCTCTGGACGTCGCACGAATCTGCGGATTCGTGCTCACCGCAGCGTTCCGCAGATC
The window above is part of the Candidatus Thermoplasmatota archaeon genome. Proteins encoded here:
- a CDS encoding DUF359 domain-containing protein; its protein translation is MYVLPPALRSALAKPMGPVLTTEAALAAVEGHLLVAVGDVVTRTFLERGLRPALMVVDGKTHRTRPVDDVGALAKDARLVRVANPPATITRALWDAVADALAPDAPARAAAATRGTLVHVDGEEDLAVLPALALAPEGARVAYGQPNEGVVVVTVNEASRARARELLKAMEAP
- a CDS encoding 30S ribosomal protein S27ae, giving the protein MADKKGGAKGGAKGAPAKTAAGKRGLYKIEGGKLVRARKACPKCGPGVFLAEHKDRTSCGNCGYTEFKAKAA
- a CDS encoding 30S ribosomal protein S24e, producing the protein MDIEIVGKKENALIGRTEVQFRILHTGAQTPKREDVRDKLAAILNAKKQNIVVDNMESTFGHGETTGYAKVYPSVEALSKVEPLHLLKRNKLEEHAPKKRKESQPAPAAKKAAAPRKK